A region of the Dasypus novemcinctus isolate mDasNov1 chromosome X, mDasNov1.1.hap2, whole genome shotgun sequence genome:
tcttgacaccccaatttatttttaccttaattttcctaaattaatatttattctatatctaacctttaaactcatcactatattccattttactattaatggaatctggcaatacattgggcttcatttttgatgaagttttggatcacagagaggttcaaccatggcaggggaggaatactggtgtgggatgttattgataggggacacatggttggcagggagttctccagggcttatatccagggtatataaaaatgtttggatattttcatagtggttacaattaaaaataacaactgagggagtgctgagttcctagccaggagagttctatcacagtccctaaaggaacagcaacaatcccccaagtgcaacggtaaagaccaaaaaagaaggaaggtccaacagtgagcccttgatactaataactatgcttgtaagcctgtgcacctaaaataagaacaaggcctagagctgcagggtgcctaagagttacctcctgagagtctccatgttgcttaaatgtggccagtctcaaagccaacctcagcatgtaaatgtgttgccttccccctagtgtaggacatgactcccagggatgagtctccctggcaccgagggattactaccaagtaccagctgatgatgtaactagaagatgaccttgaataaaagggtcaactcggaccagaagaatatctcaatctacatataataccaggagttaaaaatgcttttgacctcaataaaagggggaaatggaaaggacaaatgagtttatattggctatgagtctccaaaaagagccaggaggttatcagaggggttgcccttatgcacacctgagcagagtcccagagagagataaagtacatacacccccaggtattggtccttctgagggctacagagacccacaggttctatggtcatggcagatggagatcagtgccatctcagttggccctactttggagtttgtgtttcggtgtgatggagctggacttagatgtgatttgtccacaagtctctctcctgttacttttactggaactgtagttggcgctggggtttaatgtatacccaggggacctgaatctctggactgaccgtgtgatagccaggccctgaggctcaagagacttgtaactcctacactctgctttattggacttaccccattcagctaacatggaggtgaagaaggtcaaccaccgcacaaaggagtcaagagtgcctacaactgaaagcaggaggattgcatccagcatccatgtggaatctaagccccctcttgatatagatgtggagtagacataaccattctaaggtccacaggatggaggaatagagcatggattagagtggacttactgatattctattcatgaactattgtgattagtaatcaaagaaaatgtggcattggtgtggagaaagtggccatggtggctgctgggggtagggaatagcaggaagagatgtgatgtgggggcatttttggggacttggagttgtcctgggttgtgctgcagggacagttaccggacattgtatgtcctcccatggcccactgggtggactgtgggagagtgtgggctatgatgtggaccactgaccatgaggtgcagcagtgctcagagatgtattcagcaaatgcaatgaatgtctcatgatgatggagaaggttgttgttaagggcagaggagtggggtgagaggggtggggctatatggggatctcatattttttgaatgtaattaaaaaaataaagacaaaaaacaaaaagaagtacataggggaatgaaataaataaacaaacaaacaactaaataaaatagaaggcaATTTAGCATAGTCGTTCAGTCCTTGAATGCTGGATACAAactacctgggttcaaattcccaTTCTACTACTTATTAGTTCTGTAACCTTGTACAAGTCACTTTTATCTGGGCCTTAGCTTCTCCATCTGTAAATGGGCATGGTAATAATAGTTCCTCTCTCAGTTActgttagaattttaaaaagaagatccATGTAAAATACTTAGTATAATGTGCAGCGAACAGTATGCATACCATCAATAATGCATAGGTATTATCATCATTATGCTATAGATACATCACAAAATTATTTTGGCCCTTTTGTTTGTATATTCTTATCAGCTCTTCTGTTGGCTCACTTCCTGTGTCATGTGTCAAAGGTTTGGGCATTGCCTCTAATAAGCTATTTTTAGGGATGCCGATATAAAACCAGCCCTAGGCTTGATACTCTTGTTTTGTGATTTGCATAAACATTCAAATTAACTATCTGAACAAGGCCTTGGATATTTCAGTAGTCATTTCCCATGTATTAGGTCCTTTACACTACTGGTATCATAATCTGCTACCATTCTTTTCAAGGAATCTCAACATTAGTGGTACTCACTGTGGTTTCCTTACCATAGCTCTTGGCCTTTATTTTCtctatgtctttctttcttttttttcttattttcttttaaatgttacattaaaaaaatatgaggtccccatatacgcccCATCctacccacgccacccctcccacatcaacaaactcttccatcattgtggcacatccactgcacccggcgaatacattctggagaactgctgcagcacatggacagtggtccacattgtagcccacactctcccccagtccacccagtgggccacgacaggacacacaacgtccatcatccatccctgcagcaccacctaggacaattccaaatcctgaaaatgcccccacaccgtaTCTTTCAAGGTGTCCCTCTTGTGCATGACCTGTTGTCCTTTGACTTGACGCCAAGAAGCCTAAACAATGCCCTTACTGCTCCAGTGATTAAAGATAAAGGGTATCAAATGTTTCCCATCTTTTGAGTCCAGAAGATGCCAACAAAAGTGAATCTGAAGGAGAGTATGAAGCATCTTAAGAAAAGCACTATTGGGTGATCTTTGGAATAAAATCTCCCAAGGCTAAGGTTTTTCAATTAAAGTATTGATGTGAGAGAAAATTGGTTTTATAAAAAAAGGCCAACGATTGCTTTCCATTATTTCTTGTAAAAGCCCTATGGGGCTTACTGACTTTTATAAACCAAGTACCTTATGGAGATTTATCATAACCAAATATGAAGTGTTTGCTTGGTTTCCTTTTATCTGTCATCCCTAATGTTATTTCATGGACTCATCGGTAGGAACTTTAGGGAGAGCCTGGTTCGTCTTCACAGTATGCTTGGTAAAACCCTAGAGGCCCCAAGACAGTACCTTAGGCACCACTGGGGAACAGCAGACAGAGCTCCAGATACTCATGCCTTGTACCAGAGCAGctttacttttctattttctattttgagCTTCTAAGTAAGATTTCATTTCAATAAAAAGAGTTTGCTGATCCAATCCTTTTGTTTTACAGTTGAGTTTTCTACCTGGCATATTTAAATTTAGAACTTTGCATGTCATTAGGGCTGACAGTTCCATCTTTCTAAGTTCTGAACACTAACCCCTAAAAGCCTGATTTCAACAGGGCTTCAAAATgccatttttattactattagcACTATATTACTATTTTATCATTTGCATGTTCTTCAAACAGCAGCCAGACCCTCCTAAAACTTGTTATATCACTTGTCTGCTAAAACACCCTCAAATGATCCCCCATCTTGCCTAGGAAAGCCCAAAGTTCTTCCAATGGCCTACAAGGCCCTCCATGATCAGTGCACACAGACCCCAGCCTCTATCCATCTCATGCCCATTTCTCCAACCTCATTTCTTACTTAACTTTTCACTGGCACGAAAAACAgcgcctggcacagagtaagcactCAAATGTTTATAGAATGGTCTTTTCATcatcaggattttaaaaatttttcttctagtACCTATATAGGGAAAAGCTAAACAGACACTTGAGCTTCTAGAAATATATACTTTCCTAACTTTTCATGGATTTGCTCTAGAGGCTCCCAAAAAGTAGTTCCATAATAGGTTTATTATTCAGCCTACTAGGATTTGAAGAGGGGAGTTCAGTCGACACAACTTCCCCTACCACACTCAGGGACTTGACTGTCAACATGGAATTCTTTTTCTCCATCTCATTTCAAGGTTCTCTTTTATCACAAAAAGGTCAGGGGATCCCTGGAATACCATGCTGTGCCTTTCATAGAGCAAGTACCCAGACTgacaaaaattttaactttggaaCCAGCCCACGGCAAAACTCTCCAGGGTGCAGATGACAATCAGAATAGAAAGCCTTCTCAATCAGAGTTGAATCttgtagaattttttatttcattgatgaaAAGAATGCAGTAAATGGAATCTATACCAATTAACACTAGGCATACACCTCTACTACCTGAAACTGCTGTTAGTTTTTGATTGGAATAAATCTTTATAACTAATTTAGGCTCATCTTTTAATTTTGTACCCTGAAATACAGACTAAGTTAACTTCTTCCTTGTGACAGTCTAGTAATGAGCATTATGTTCACTGGCTAAATTCCTTTATAACTAAAGGCCTCTAGACTCACAGGCTGCCTATACGGTCTTCAGAGACCGTGCTTTATATAGGTTTTTAAGTAAATCATAGTATAGGGAAGATAATCTAGAAAGCTGAGGTGTACAGTTTTAACACTCCATAGATTTTTCTCCCGGCACTGATAGTCAAACACTAGATAAGGAGGCCTATAGTTATAGTACTAAATTATTCTCCCCCCACTGTCGCCCTTTCTGATACACACAAAAATGTGTATCAATCTCCCCAGAACTCTGAAATGAATCCATACAAATGACAGTTGTAACCTCTGTGGTCCCACTGTCAATTATAGGAAATAGCTAATGGAACTTTGAGAAAAGCATAGTCCCACATACAGTATTATGCATCTAGTagttttccattcatctgtcaattaTTTTCACAAGATTAGCATTAAAAAACACAACCAAGTACATATATGACCCTCAAGCCCCCACACAAAAGTAACTTGTCTCGGTTCATGCTCAGATGACAGGATGTCCCAAGAGTGATAAAAGGTAGGAGCCAATCCCCCTGTAGCCTTTTTTCAATCATCCCATCAACAGCTCTTCATTTCTTCAACTACCTTTCTTTTCCAAAGAGGTAATGCCAAGATCAGTCAGAAAGGCTTTCTGAGAAGACTGGCTTGGATTTCTGGGTCTGTTCCAGTCGATTCAAGATGAATTGGCTTGTATCAATGAAGCGCTCAACACAGTTCACAAAACAGGCCTCAGCCCGACTGTCCAACTTTGGCCCAGGCTTGTCCATGCACTTCTCCTGTTCAGGACAAGATAGAGAATCACAAAGGGAGCTGGGAACAAAAGAGGTAGGGTGGTACTTCTTGTGGCTTACAGGAAAAACTTTACCCAAAAAAAGTAACTGATACGTTAATAGTTAACATTTGGCAGTTTACTGTATGTTGAAAAATTTTCTATAGCCTTACATTAAATTTCCACAACTCTATGGAAGACATGCTATCAataatcctcattttacaaagatGGAAACCGTGGCACAGAGATACTTTGCCAAAAGTCACAGGACCAGAAATGGCGGAGTTGAGATATCACAAAGCaagaaaaatggcaaaatacAAGTGAATTCACTGAAGTTGGTTGTAATTCCACAATGCTGCTTGCATTAAAAACCTTCAAATTAACTACATAATAAAAGGTAAAAGGATAAATCATTGCAGCAAGATACTTTACAACTGAACAGAGTAAACAAAATCTACTACCTCAGATTCTGCAATCTTATGTACTTAGGTCATTAAGCCATTTTTgactttttttgacattttgacatTCAAAATGAATGGAAAACTATGAGTTTTCCTAAAGGGCCCATAGCTAGATTCTTAACCACACCCCCTCCTGGCCGAAATGTATATCACAGGTTTTAAC
Encoded here:
- the TIMM8A gene encoding mitochondrial import inner membrane translocase subunit Tim8 A — encoded protein: MDSSSSSSTAGLGSVDPQLQHFIEVETQKQRFQQLVHQMTELCWEKCMDKPGPKLDSRAEACFVNCVERFIDTSQFILNRLEQTQKSKPVFSESLSD